In Mycobacterium stomatepiae, the following are encoded in one genomic region:
- a CDS encoding ArsR/SmtB family transcription factor: MGHGVEGRVPPPAPLDLASAGRIAETLQALASPNRLMILTRLRQSPCSVGDLSAAVGMEQPAVSHQLRLLRALGLVAGDRNGRNIVYRLYDNHVAQLLDEAVYHIDHLRLGASEPSA; encoded by the coding sequence ATGGGACATGGAGTCGAGGGCAGGGTGCCGCCACCCGCTCCTCTCGACCTGGCATCGGCAGGCAGGATCGCCGAGACGCTGCAGGCCTTGGCGTCACCCAACCGGCTGATGATCCTGACCCGGCTGCGGCAATCCCCATGCTCTGTCGGCGATCTGTCGGCTGCGGTCGGGATGGAACAGCCGGCGGTTTCTCACCAGTTGCGCCTACTTCGCGCGCTCGGACTGGTTGCCGGCGACCGCAATGGACGAAACATCGTCTACCGCCTCTACGACAACCATGTCGCGCAATTGCTCGACGAGGCGGTGTACCACATCGATCACTTACGCCTCGGCGCGAGCGAACCTAGCGCCTGA
- a CDS encoding type B 50S ribosomal protein L31 codes for MKPDIHPDYHPVVFQDATTGATFLTRSTMTTSRTIEWPTAQGVRTYPLVVVEVTSDSHPFWTGGRRILDTAGQVEKFRRRYGNRR; via the coding sequence ATGAAACCCGACATCCATCCCGATTACCACCCCGTGGTCTTCCAGGACGCAACGACCGGCGCGACCTTTCTCACCCGATCGACGATGACAACTTCACGCACGATTGAGTGGCCGACGGCGCAGGGCGTGCGGACGTACCCACTTGTCGTTGTCGAGGTCACCTCGGATTCACACCCGTTCTGGACCGGGGGGCGTCGAATCCTCGACACCGCGGGGCAGGTGGAAAAGTTCCGTCGCCGCTATGGCAATCGGCGTTGA
- a CDS encoding GTP-binding protein produces the protein MPSQRPDLLPVTVLSGFLGAGKTTLLNHVLANREGGRVAVIVNDMSEVNIDAALIAGTGYLDRTEEKLVELTNGCICCTLREDLIESVGRLAATGRFDYLLIESTGISKPMPVAASFSWEFEDGFSLSRVAKLDTMVTVVDASTFLRELARGDALAARDLAVSDADSRTIADLLVDQVEFADVILLNKTDLVTEESGARTAAMLRRLNPSARIVPTDHGRVPLAEVLGTGLFDPDLAAESPGWDQEISGGHTPETEEYGIGSVTFRARRPLHPQRLHEALEQLQGLLRSKGFCWIASRPDVAAIWSQAGPNLVIEPAQYWTTSDIRPGQEIVFIGLKLDRDRVLSLMTSALLTDTELAQGPRRWVAYPDPLPSWSAVHTH, from the coding sequence ATGCCTTCGCAGCGCCCTGACCTACTCCCGGTGACCGTCTTGTCCGGCTTTCTCGGAGCCGGAAAAACGACGCTGCTGAATCACGTGCTGGCGAACCGCGAAGGCGGACGGGTCGCGGTGATCGTCAACGACATGAGCGAAGTCAACATCGACGCCGCGTTGATCGCCGGAACGGGGTATCTGGACCGCACCGAAGAGAAGCTGGTCGAACTGACCAACGGCTGTATCTGCTGCACGTTGCGCGAGGACCTCATCGAGTCGGTGGGACGCCTGGCAGCGACGGGCCGCTTCGATTACCTCCTGATCGAATCGACGGGCATCTCCAAACCCATGCCGGTCGCCGCAAGCTTCAGCTGGGAATTCGAAGACGGCTTCAGCCTCAGTCGCGTCGCGAAACTCGACACCATGGTCACGGTGGTCGACGCGTCGACGTTTCTGCGTGAGCTCGCGCGCGGCGACGCGCTGGCGGCTCGCGATCTCGCCGTCAGCGACGCCGACAGCCGCACCATCGCCGACCTGCTGGTCGATCAAGTCGAATTCGCCGATGTCATCTTGCTCAACAAGACCGATCTGGTCACCGAGGAGTCCGGCGCGAGAACAGCCGCGATGTTGAGGCGCCTGAATCCGTCGGCGCGCATCGTGCCCACCGACCACGGCCGGGTGCCGCTCGCGGAAGTGCTGGGCACCGGCTTGTTCGACCCCGATCTCGCCGCCGAATCACCGGGCTGGGATCAAGAGATCAGCGGCGGTCACACGCCCGAGACCGAGGAATACGGCATCGGCAGCGTCACGTTCCGCGCGCGGCGGCCCTTGCATCCCCAGCGCCTGCATGAAGCACTCGAACAATTGCAAGGGTTGTTGCGCAGCAAAGGATTCTGCTGGATCGCCAGCCGTCCCGACGTCGCGGCGATCTGGTCGCAGGCCGGACCGAACCTGGTGATCGAGCCGGCGCAATACTGGACGACCTCCGACATTCGCCCCGGCCAGGAAATCGTGTTCATCGGGCTCAAGCTTGACCGCGACCGGGTACTGAGCCTGATGACATCGGCGCTGTTGACCGACACCGAACTAGCCCAAGGCCCGCGACGATGGGTCGCCTATCCCGACCCGCTTCCGTCGTGGAGCGCCGTCCACACCCATTGA
- a CDS encoding metal-sensitive transcriptional regulator, with protein MTQELTAKKRAALNRLKTVRGHLDAIIRMLETDAYCVDVMKQISATQSALERTNRVMLHNHLETCFSEAVLDGRGARAIDELVDALKFSPALTGPDACLNGTAADEAVHADRS; from the coding sequence ATGACCCAGGAGCTGACGGCGAAAAAGCGCGCGGCACTCAATCGCTTGAAGACCGTTCGCGGTCATCTGGACGCGATAATCCGGATGCTCGAAACCGACGCGTATTGCGTGGATGTCATGAAGCAGATATCCGCGACGCAGTCGGCGCTGGAACGCACGAACCGGGTCATGCTGCACAACCATCTGGAGACCTGCTTCTCCGAGGCGGTGCTGGACGGGCGCGGCGCAAGGGCCATCGACGAACTCGTCGATGCGCTCAAGTTCAGTCCCGCGTTGACCGGTCCGGACGCGTGCCTCAACGGCACGGCTGCCGACGAGGCGGTGCACGCCGACAGGTCATGA
- a CDS encoding class I SAM-dependent methyltransferase, with translation MSQDPVELTRGLISQTAELRHGFLDVLGESTAAPVPTVAQRAMNSPFVATVYERLWRPTAFYAASGLTHRAEQRRAASALHLTGAHRLLDVACGPGNFTAPLAAELPDDGLAVGFDISESMLTRAVADNSGPHTCYVRGDARMLPFEDETFDAVCCFGALYLMPEPFRVAGEMMRVLRPGGRIAILTSYAPEPAAVRHAMTVIARSIGLTVFDRRAFVDLFSSAGLIDIEQQTQRAVQFVVAAKPG, from the coding sequence ATGAGCCAGGATCCAGTCGAACTGACCCGCGGTCTGATAAGCCAGACCGCCGAGCTGCGACACGGCTTTCTTGACGTGCTGGGCGAGTCGACGGCCGCGCCGGTTCCGACCGTCGCACAGCGCGCGATGAACAGCCCTTTCGTCGCAACCGTGTACGAACGACTGTGGCGCCCGACGGCCTTCTACGCCGCCAGCGGCCTCACACACCGGGCCGAACAGCGCCGCGCGGCGTCGGCCCTGCATCTGACCGGTGCGCACCGGCTGCTCGATGTCGCTTGTGGCCCAGGCAATTTCACGGCTCCCCTGGCCGCTGAGCTGCCGGATGACGGCCTGGCGGTCGGTTTCGATATCTCCGAGTCGATGCTGACCCGCGCCGTCGCCGACAATAGCGGGCCGCACACCTGCTATGTCCGCGGCGATGCCCGCATGTTGCCGTTCGAAGACGAAACCTTCGACGCCGTTTGCTGTTTCGGTGCCTTGTACCTGATGCCGGAGCCGTTCCGGGTGGCCGGCGAGATGATGCGGGTGCTGCGGCCCGGCGGTCGGATCGCGATCCTGACCAGTTATGCACCCGAACCGGCCGCGGTGCGGCATGCGATGACCGTGATCGCGCGCAGCATCGGGCTCACGGTGTTCGACCGGCGCGCCTTCGTCGACCTGTTCTCATCGGCCGGGCTCATCGACATCGAACAGCAGACGCAGCGTGCGGTGCAGTTCGTCGTCGCCGCAAAGCCTGGCTGA
- a CDS encoding permease, which produces MRAERRSRFGSMEVLVFGLVGFAIAGTWLRAIVASSDALATAGTVFCGVFVQALPFLGLGVVVSGLIAVFVPPERLVRWLPRRPAAAVLAAGVAGAALPGCECGSVPVARRLFGDGGAAGAAALTFMLAAPAINPVVVVATAVAFPGQPKMVIARVAASLLTAVVMGGAWSRWGRTEWITRRLPPHESHSPGAQSKWLVFCEVARHDFLQAAAYLVVGAAAAAALHVLVPPWIFENVGAHLVLGVVVMAALAVTLAVCSEADAFVASSLTMVPLVPRLVFLVVGPAVDVKLLAMQSGMFGRAFATRFAPATLVVATAVATGVGVLLLGGAR; this is translated from the coding sequence ATGAGGGCCGAGCGCCGATCGCGGTTCGGGTCCATGGAAGTCCTGGTCTTCGGTTTGGTGGGGTTCGCGATCGCGGGTACGTGGCTGCGCGCCATCGTCGCCAGCAGTGACGCCTTGGCCACCGCGGGCACCGTGTTCTGTGGCGTCTTCGTCCAGGCCCTGCCCTTCCTGGGCCTCGGCGTGGTGGTCAGCGGGCTGATCGCGGTGTTCGTGCCGCCCGAGCGGCTGGTGCGCTGGCTGCCGCGCCGGCCCGCGGCGGCGGTGCTGGCCGCCGGTGTCGCCGGCGCCGCGCTGCCCGGCTGTGAATGCGGGTCGGTGCCGGTGGCGCGCCGGCTGTTCGGTGACGGCGGGGCGGCCGGAGCGGCGGCGTTGACGTTCATGCTCGCCGCACCCGCCATCAACCCCGTCGTGGTGGTCGCGACCGCCGTCGCCTTTCCCGGTCAGCCGAAGATGGTCATCGCGAGGGTAGCGGCGTCGCTGCTGACCGCGGTGGTGATGGGCGGGGCGTGGTCGCGGTGGGGGCGCACCGAGTGGATCACCCGGCGGCTGCCGCCGCACGAGTCGCACAGCCCCGGGGCGCAGTCGAAGTGGCTGGTGTTCTGCGAAGTGGCCCGGCACGACTTCCTGCAGGCGGCGGCCTACCTTGTGGTCGGAGCCGCCGCCGCGGCGGCACTGCACGTTCTGGTGCCGCCCTGGATCTTCGAAAACGTCGGCGCGCATTTGGTTCTCGGCGTCGTCGTGATGGCCGCGCTGGCCGTCACCCTGGCCGTCTGCTCGGAAGCCGACGCGTTCGTGGCGTCGAGCCTGACGATGGTTCCCCTGGTTCCGCGGCTGGTGTTCCTGGTGGTCGGGCCCGCCGTCGACGTCAAGCTGCTGGCGATGCAGTCCGGCATGTTCGGCCGGGCATTCGCCACCCGCTTCGCCCCCGCGACACTGGTCGTGGCCACCGCGGTGGCCACCGGAGTCGGCGTGCTGCTGCTGGGCGGTGCCCGATGA
- a CDS encoding TIGR03943 family putative permease subunit, with product MKRETENTILLLVGLSVALILATGVFTRYVKPTLMPWLVLTAALLIGLALVAIVGDVRRGGRDPDDGHAHRGGVVWLLAVPVVVLCFVTPPALRPQAATGSVTNVSNDVLRVAFPPLPAGPAPEVSLAEAVVRAANDSTGSLNNRLITVTGFALNEPGGVDLARIVIICCAADAQLARIHLRDHDGASSFAFPDNTWLRVEGVVTPAERQPHTPPIPTLRAVSVTPVAAPANPYA from the coding sequence ATGAAACGCGAAACCGAGAACACGATCCTGCTGCTGGTCGGTCTGAGCGTCGCGCTGATCCTGGCCACCGGCGTGTTCACCCGCTACGTCAAGCCCACGCTGATGCCGTGGCTGGTGCTCACCGCCGCGTTGCTGATCGGGCTCGCGCTGGTGGCCATCGTCGGCGACGTCCGTCGCGGCGGCCGCGATCCCGACGACGGCCATGCCCACCGCGGCGGTGTGGTGTGGCTGCTCGCCGTGCCCGTCGTGGTGCTGTGCTTTGTGACGCCGCCGGCATTGCGGCCCCAGGCCGCCACCGGGTCGGTGACCAACGTCTCCAATGATGTTCTGCGCGTGGCATTTCCGCCATTGCCGGCGGGACCGGCGCCCGAGGTCTCGCTGGCCGAGGCGGTGGTACGGGCGGCCAACGACAGCACCGGGTCGCTGAACAACCGGCTGATCACCGTCACCGGGTTCGCGCTCAACGAACCCGGCGGCGTCGACCTGGCCCGCATCGTCATCATCTGTTGTGCCGCCGACGCCCAACTGGCTCGCATCCATCTGCGCGATCACGACGGCGCCAGCAGTTTCGCATTCCCCGACAACACCTGGCTGCGGGTGGAAGGCGTGGTGACGCCCGCCGAGCGTCAACCCCACACGCCGCCGATCCCGACCCTGCGGGCCGTCTCGGTCACGCCCGTCGCCGCGCCCGCCAACCCCTACGCGTAG
- a CDS encoding GHMP family kinase ATP-binding protein, with translation MTRPRIRARAPLRISFAGGGTDVPPFPALEGGCVLSATIDRYAYGSLTPRTDRKVTIESVDFKTTHEMTLDSEILYDGSLDLIKAAVRRFGRDGTDGYDLVLRSSAPPGSGLGSSSTMMVALTGLLAEHYRAPMGEYETAQLACAIERDDLGIAGGMQDMYAATFGGFNFIEFSDRVIVNPLRVRDQVAFELELSLLLCYTGITRDSGRVIEDQTRRATTGADDTLAGLRAQKELAVAMKAALLTGKLNDFGALLGEAWTQKKRMSPYITNARIDELYDLALRTGALGGKITGAGGGGYILLFCDFTKKHRVIEALEGAGAAVTEFAFESKGLTTWQA, from the coding sequence ATGACACGCCCACGAATCCGCGCCCGTGCGCCGCTGCGGATATCGTTCGCCGGCGGCGGCACCGACGTCCCACCCTTCCCGGCGCTCGAGGGCGGCTGTGTGCTGTCGGCGACCATCGACCGCTACGCCTACGGCTCGCTGACCCCGCGTACCGATCGCAAGGTCACCATCGAGTCGGTGGACTTCAAGACCACCCATGAGATGACGCTCGACAGCGAGATCCTCTATGACGGCAGCCTCGACCTGATCAAGGCCGCGGTGCGACGGTTCGGCCGCGACGGCACGGATGGCTACGACCTGGTGCTGCGATCGAGCGCTCCGCCCGGATCCGGACTCGGTTCGTCGTCGACGATGATGGTCGCGCTCACCGGCTTGCTTGCCGAGCACTACCGGGCGCCGATGGGCGAGTACGAGACCGCCCAGCTGGCCTGCGCCATCGAACGCGACGACCTCGGCATCGCCGGCGGCATGCAGGACATGTACGCGGCGACGTTCGGCGGATTCAATTTCATCGAGTTCTCCGACCGGGTGATCGTCAACCCGCTGCGGGTACGCGACCAGGTCGCCTTCGAGCTCGAGCTCAGCCTGCTGCTGTGCTACACCGGCATCACGCGCGACTCCGGGCGAGTGATCGAAGACCAAACCCGCCGCGCGACCACGGGTGCCGACGACACCCTCGCCGGACTCCGGGCCCAGAAGGAACTGGCGGTCGCGATGAAGGCCGCACTGCTGACCGGCAAGCTGAACGACTTCGGTGCCCTGCTGGGCGAGGCATGGACTCAGAAGAAGCGGATGTCGCCCTACATCACCAACGCGCGCATCGACGAGCTGTACGACCTGGCGTTGCGGACCGGCGCGCTCGGCGGCAAGATCACCGGCGCCGGCGGTGGTGGCTACATCCTGTTGTTCTGCGACTTCACCAAGAAGCATCGCGTCATCGAGGCCCTCGAGGGGGCGGGGGCCGCCGTCACCGAATTCGCGTTCGAGAGCAAGGGATTGACCACATGGCAGGCATGA
- a CDS encoding D-sedoheptulose-7-phosphate isomerase: MAGMSTSDVVTPSVETVQARLADTIAVKQQMQSGEFATQTVEVARVIIDALRAGGKVIFFGNGGSAQDAGHLAAELMGRFAFDRPGLAALSLPDATAAMTAIGNDYSYDEVFARQVLAAGRAGDVVVGLTTSGNSPNVVRALEAAGQAGMKTVTLTGARGGKVADVAEICIRVPSADTGRIQEACLHLGHTICEMVEAALFPRPF, from the coding sequence ATGGCAGGCATGAGCACGTCGGATGTCGTCACGCCCAGTGTGGAGACGGTCCAGGCCAGGCTCGCGGACACGATCGCCGTCAAGCAGCAAATGCAGTCGGGAGAATTCGCGACGCAGACCGTCGAGGTGGCACGGGTGATCATCGACGCGCTGCGCGCCGGCGGGAAGGTGATCTTCTTCGGAAACGGCGGCTCCGCCCAGGACGCGGGACATCTGGCCGCCGAGCTGATGGGCCGCTTCGCGTTCGACCGTCCGGGCCTGGCAGCGCTGAGCCTGCCCGACGCCACCGCGGCGATGACCGCGATCGGCAATGACTACTCCTACGACGAGGTCTTCGCCCGCCAGGTGCTGGCCGCCGGCCGGGCCGGCGATGTCGTGGTCGGGCTGACCACGTCGGGCAACTCACCCAATGTGGTGCGCGCACTGGAGGCGGCCGGCCAGGCCGGGATGAAGACCGTGACGCTTACCGGCGCCCGCGGCGGCAAGGTCGCCGACGTCGCCGAGATCTGCATCCGGGTGCCCAGCGCGGACACCGGCCGGATTCAGGAAGCGTGTCTGCACCTGGGCCACACCATTTGCGAAATGGTCGAAGCCGCCCTGTTCCCCCGACCGTTCTGA
- a CDS encoding D-glycero-alpha-D-manno-heptose-1,7-bisphosphate 7-phosphatase, producing MGVGNVRTVFLDRDGTINVKAAEGEYIRSPAELFLLPGAAEAIAALNAAGLRTVLVTNQRWLSEPSADPAHFDVIQERLSQLLAEQGARLDAVYHCPHAANSCDCRKPLAGMLIRAAAEHGFDLAESVMIGDSDADVAAGRAAGATTVLLRADGAGDADVVVDDLAAAVRLILA from the coding sequence ATGGGCGTTGGGAACGTCCGCACCGTTTTCCTGGACCGCGACGGCACCATCAACGTCAAGGCTGCCGAGGGTGAATACATCCGATCACCCGCGGAATTGTTCCTGCTGCCCGGCGCGGCCGAGGCGATCGCCGCGCTCAACGCGGCGGGCCTGCGCACGGTGCTGGTGACCAATCAGCGCTGGCTGTCCGAACCGTCGGCTGACCCGGCACATTTCGACGTGATCCAGGAGCGGCTGTCACAACTGCTCGCCGAGCAGGGCGCCCGTCTCGACGCGGTGTATCACTGCCCGCACGCGGCGAACAGCTGTGATTGTCGTAAACCGTTGGCCGGCATGTTGATTCGTGCGGCGGCAGAGCACGGTTTCGACCTGGCCGAGTCGGTGATGATCGGCGACAGCGACGCCGACGTCGCGGCGGGCCGGGCGGCCGGTGCGACGACCGTGCTGCTGCGTGCCGACGGGGCAGGGGATGCCGACGTTGTCGTGGACGACCTCGCCGCCGCCGTGCGGCTCATCCTCGCCTGA
- a CDS encoding GNAT family N-acetyltransferase yields MDIFEGCAIDDLEPLAATLQPLRAVAGQVLMQQGEQAVSFLLISSGTAEIRHVGVDGAVSIGETRAGAIIGEIALLRDSPRIATVTTTEPLTGWIGDNDAFAQLVHIPGIMPRLLRTVRQRLAAFVTPIPIRMRDGTHLLLRPVLPGDDVRTVHGHIQFSSETLYRRFMTARLPSPALMHYLAEVDYVDHFVWVVTDGEDPVADGRFVRDEHDPTVAEIAFTVADAYQGRGIGSFLIGALSIAAEVDGVERFSARMLSDNLPMRAIMDRYGAVWQREDIGVVTTVIDVPRRRDLGIKRELADEIRRTARQVIEALG; encoded by the coding sequence ATGGACATCTTCGAAGGATGCGCCATCGACGACTTGGAGCCGTTGGCGGCCACCCTGCAGCCGCTGCGCGCCGTGGCCGGACAGGTCCTGATGCAGCAGGGTGAGCAGGCCGTGTCGTTTCTGCTCATCTCCTCGGGTACCGCCGAGATCAGACACGTCGGTGTCGACGGCGCGGTTTCCATCGGCGAGACGCGCGCCGGCGCGATCATCGGGGAGATCGCCCTGCTGCGCGACAGCCCCCGGATCGCGACCGTCACCACGACCGAACCGTTGACCGGCTGGATCGGCGACAACGACGCGTTCGCCCAGCTGGTGCACATCCCGGGCATCATGCCCCGCCTGCTGCGGACGGTGCGCCAGCGCCTGGCCGCGTTCGTGACGCCCATCCCGATCCGGATGCGCGACGGCACCCATCTGCTGCTGCGCCCGGTGCTGCCAGGTGACGACGTGCGCACCGTGCACGGTCATATCCAGTTCTCCAGCGAGACGCTGTATCGGCGGTTCATGACGGCACGGCTGCCGTCGCCGGCGTTGATGCACTACCTGGCCGAGGTCGACTACGTCGATCACTTCGTCTGGGTGGTGACCGACGGCGAGGACCCGGTGGCCGACGGGCGGTTCGTGCGCGACGAACACGATCCGACCGTCGCCGAGATCGCGTTCACCGTCGCCGACGCCTACCAGGGCCGGGGGATCGGGAGCTTCCTGATCGGTGCGCTGTCGATCGCCGCCGAGGTCGACGGTGTCGAAAGATTTTCCGCACGAATGCTTTCCGACAATCTGCCGATGCGCGCGATCATGGACCGCTACGGCGCGGTGTGGCAGCGCGAAGACATCGGGGTGGTCACCACCGTCATCGATGTGCCGCGCCGGCGCGACCTGGGCATCAAGCGTGAGCTGGCCGACGAGATAAGACGCACGGCTCGTCAGGTGATCGAGGCGCTGGGCT